In Streptomyces sp. Li-HN-5-11, the sequence CAGCAGATGGATGTACGTCGTCTCCCACACGTCCGCCGTGCAGCCCAGCGCGGTCAGCCTCTCCAGGTACGCCCCGGGCGCGAGCACCGCGTCGTCGTGGCGCAGTACGTCTGCCAGGCGGTCCCTCCAGCGGGCCGACCCCGCCAGGGCGCGCATCAGCCGGTGGCTGGGGGCGGAGAAGTTGCCGGGGACCTGGAAGGCGAAGGTGCCGCCGGGGCGCAGCCCTGCCACCCAGTCGGCGAACCTCTCCGCGTGCCCGGGCACCCACTGGAGGGTGGCGTTGCTGACGATCAGGTCGTACGGCTCGCCCGGGGTCCAGGTGCGGGCGTCCGCGCGGGCGAAGTCCACACGGCCCCCGGCCGCGGTGGGGCCCGCGTGGTCGACCACCGCCTTGTCGAGCATCTCGGGCGAGTTGTCGTAGCCGGTGATGTGCGCGGTGGGCCAGCGGCCGGTGAGGAGGACGGTGACGTTGCCGGGACCGCAGCCGAGGTCGGCGATGCGGGGCGGGGCGGAGCCGGGCAGCTCGGGGACGCGGGCGAGGAGGTCGGCGAAGGGGCGGGCGCGGTGGCCGGCGTGGCGCAGGTACTGGGCGGGGTCCCAGGTGGGGGTGTGGTCGGGCATGGCGCCTCCTCGTACTCCTCGGTCCTCGTGGGTCGCTGTGATCACCACTCTCCTCCGGCGACTCTCTCGATGTCAAGAAGCTCGACATCAAGAGACTTCACGTCGACACAACCACTACACTGATCGCCATGGAGGACGAGGTCGATCGACTGGTCGCAGCGTGGCGCCGGGAGCGCCCTGACCTCGACGTGGAACCGCTCGAGGTGCTCAGCCGGGTGAGCAGGCTGGCCCGGCATCTGGACCGCGCACGCCGGCTGGCCTTCTCCGAGCACAGCCTGGAGCCCTGGGAGTTCGACGTGCTGACGGCGCTCCGGCGCGCGGGATCGCCGTACCAGCTCTCGCCCGGGCAACTGCTGACCCAGACCCTGG encodes:
- a CDS encoding trans-aconitate 2-methyltransferase: MPDHTPTWDPAQYLRHAGHRARPFADLLARVPELPGSAPPRIADLGCGPGNVTVLLTGRWPTAHITGYDNSPEMLDKAVVDHAGPTAAGGRVDFARADARTWTPGEPYDLIVSNATLQWVPGHAERFADWVAGLRPGGTFAFQVPGNFSAPSHRLMRALAGSARWRDRLADVLRHDDAVLAPGAYLERLTALGCTADVWETTYIHLLQGHDPVLDWVKGTGLRPVLTALADDPEARDAFVAEYRTALRAAYPAGPHGTPFPFRRIFAVATKEA